The proteins below are encoded in one region of Bacillus vallismortis:
- a CDS encoding DUF2606 family protein — protein MYSTIFNIGQINKYSKLAIFMFILFLCGCGSPTQSAQKETTIPVTLHVEDAEGLPVEGVQVTIVAAPASDQEPSIEIGEILGKTDKNGDVKWDTGKKGDYSVALTKDEKSVTHHISLTEDQKDKAISLAFKE, from the coding sequence ATGTATTCAACAATATTCAATATTGGGCAAATCAATAAGTACAGCAAATTAGCCATTTTCATGTTTATTTTGTTTTTATGCGGGTGCGGTTCACCGACCCAATCTGCTCAGAAAGAAACAACGATTCCTGTCACTCTTCATGTGGAGGATGCCGAGGGGCTGCCGGTTGAAGGGGTGCAAGTGACGATTGTCGCAGCACCGGCCTCAGATCAAGAGCCGAGTATAGAGATTGGCGAGATACTCGGCAAAACAGATAAAAATGGAGACGTCAAATGGGATACCGGCAAAAAAGGTGACTACTCAGTCGCATTGACGAAGGATGAAAAGTCAGTAACCCATCACATCTCATTAACAGAGGATCAGAAAGATAAGGCCATTTCATTAGCCTTCAAAGAATAG
- a CDS encoding DedA family protein yields MELVQDLIADYGYLAIFLMLVLGIVGLPIPDEVMMTVVGYFTNTDVLNYELSIFISFVGALSGMLISYMIGRKAGRPFIDKYGKWVGLKEKRMIKVEKWMKKYGPYSLIFGYFIPGVRHMTCYFSGIGKMELKTYIVFAAVGAFLWCFIFITIGRVIGIIHV; encoded by the coding sequence ATGGAATTAGTTCAGGATCTCATAGCGGATTACGGTTATCTCGCTATTTTTTTGATGCTGGTATTAGGGATTGTTGGATTGCCGATTCCAGATGAAGTGATGATGACTGTTGTCGGCTACTTCACAAATACGGACGTGCTGAATTATGAGCTTTCAATATTCATCAGCTTTGTCGGAGCTTTGTCAGGTATGCTGATCAGCTACATGATCGGCAGAAAAGCCGGCCGCCCGTTTATCGACAAGTACGGCAAGTGGGTCGGATTAAAAGAAAAGAGAATGATCAAAGTGGAAAAATGGATGAAGAAATACGGTCCATATTCGCTCATTTTTGGTTATTTCATACCCGGCGTCAGACATATGACGTGCTACTTTTCAGGAATCGGCAAAATGGAGCTGAAAACGTATATTGTGTTTGCAGCAGTCGGCGCCTTTTTATGGTGCTTTATTTTTATTACAATCGGAAGGGTAATAGGGATTATTCATGTTTAA
- the pssA gene encoding CDP-diacylglycerol--serine O-phosphatidyltransferase — protein MNYIPCMITIGNFICGLLAIHSLLYHNIHSAVLFIFTGMLLDLFDGMAARKLNAVSDMGKELDSFADLVTFGVAPSMLAYSVALYSLPFIGILCALTYSICGMLRLSKFNIEQSKLPTFIGMPIPFAGMCLVLLSFTYHPILLAIGACGLSYLMVSKIKFPHFKKHAAENLESGRWN, from the coding sequence GTGAATTATATCCCCTGTATGATTACAATAGGAAATTTTATTTGCGGCCTGCTGGCGATTCATTCCTTGTTATATCATAACATTCATTCAGCAGTGCTTTTCATTTTTACCGGCATGCTTCTCGACCTTTTTGACGGGATGGCTGCACGTAAGCTAAATGCCGTTTCTGATATGGGCAAAGAACTGGATTCGTTTGCCGACCTGGTGACGTTTGGTGTGGCTCCTTCCATGCTTGCTTACAGTGTCGCATTATATTCCCTTCCATTTATCGGGATTTTATGCGCATTGACGTACAGCATTTGCGGAATGCTTCGCCTCTCTAAATTTAACATTGAACAAAGTAAGCTTCCGACATTTATCGGAATGCCGATTCCATTTGCGGGTATGTGTCTTGTGCTTCTCAGCTTTACCTATCACCCGATCCTGCTGGCAATCGGAGCTTGCGGACTTTCATATTTAATGGTGAGTAAAATCAAATTCCCTCATTTTAAAAAACATGCGGCAGAAAACCTGGAGTCCGGGAGATGGAATTAG
- a CDS encoding phosphatidylserine decarboxylase, with protein sequence MFNTAVKILYRSLIELTNHRLSSYLIKRFCESNMSKPVIPLFSKHFRINWDDVDGSAADYGSLSELFIRHINLERRPVSKEADAVVSPVDGVVQTIGTINPNQTFTVKGKDYSFAELTGCKSADHQYNGGYFIVLYLSPRHYHRFHSPISCTYQKLAELGNRSYPVNQLGLQYGKDVLSKNYRFVYELNGGTRSVLMIPVGAMNINSIVQTSTRGELKIGEELGYFSFGSTVILIFEKDAFQPAAHLTEGQEVQVGQAIGYMK encoded by the coding sequence ATGTTTAACACAGCTGTAAAGATTCTGTATCGTTCATTGATAGAGCTGACAAATCATCGTCTGTCTTCCTATCTGATTAAAAGATTTTGCGAGTCTAACATGAGCAAACCGGTCATTCCGCTTTTCTCAAAACATTTTCGGATCAACTGGGACGATGTAGATGGCTCGGCCGCTGATTACGGCTCGCTTTCCGAATTGTTCATTCGGCATATTAATTTGGAGCGGCGCCCTGTTTCAAAAGAGGCGGACGCGGTGGTCAGCCCTGTTGACGGTGTGGTTCAGACGATAGGAACAATTAATCCAAACCAGACCTTTACGGTAAAGGGAAAAGATTACTCATTCGCTGAGCTGACCGGCTGTAAAAGCGCGGACCATCAATATAACGGCGGATACTTCATCGTACTGTATCTAAGCCCGCGGCATTATCACCGTTTCCATTCCCCGATCAGCTGCACGTATCAAAAGCTGGCCGAGCTCGGAAATCGCTCATATCCGGTCAATCAATTAGGGTTACAATACGGAAAAGATGTGCTTTCGAAAAATTACCGGTTTGTGTACGAGTTGAATGGCGGCACCCGAAGTGTCCTGATGATTCCTGTCGGCGCGATGAATATTAACTCTATCGTGCAGACGAGCACCCGGGGTGAATTGAAGATCGGCGAGGAGCTTGGATACTTTTCATTCGGCTCAACCGTCATTTTGATTTTTGAAAAAGACGCGTTCCAGCCGGCCGCCCATTTAACAGAAGGCCAAGAAGTCCAAGTGGGACAGGCAATTGGCTATATGAAATAA
- the mpr gene encoding extracellular metalloprotease Mpr, whose product MKLVPTFRKRWFAYVTVLCLALAASVSFGAPAKAAENPQMSVSNTGKEADATKNQTSKEEQVSAPYEGTGKTSKSLYGQKELEKNIQALQPSSIIGTDERTRISSTTSFPYRATVQLSIKYPNTSSTYGCTGFLVNANTVVTAGHCVYSQDHGWASTITAAPGRNGSSYPYGTYSGTMFYSVKGWTESNNTNYDYGAIKLNGSPGNTVGWYGYRTTNSSSPVGLSSSVTGFPCDKTFGTMWSGTKPIRSAETYKLTYTTDTYGCQSGSPVYRNYSDTGQTAIAIHTNGGSSYNLGTRVTNDVFNNIQYWANQ is encoded by the coding sequence ATGAAATTAGTTCCAACATTCAGAAAACGGTGGTTCGCTTACGTAACGGTTTTATGTTTGGCATTAGCAGCGTCGGTATCTTTCGGCGCCCCGGCAAAAGCGGCGGAGAACCCGCAAATGTCTGTATCGAATACCGGTAAAGAAGCTGATGCTACGAAAAACCAAACGTCAAAAGAAGAACAGGTTTCCGCTCCTTATGAGGGAACCGGGAAAACAAGTAAATCGCTATACGGCCAAAAGGAACTGGAAAAAAACATTCAAGCCTTACAGCCTTCGAGTATCATCGGAACCGATGAACGCACCAGAATCTCCAGCACTACATCTTTTCCTTACAGAGCAACTGTCCAACTTTCAATCAAGTATCCCAACACCTCAAGCACATATGGCTGCACCGGGTTTTTAGTCAATGCCAATACAGTCGTAACGGCTGGACATTGTGTGTACAGCCAGGATCATGGCTGGGCTTCAACGATAACAGCCGCGCCGGGCCGCAATGGTTCGTCATATCCATATGGAACTTATTCAGGCACGATGTTTTACTCTGTTAAAGGATGGACGGAAAGCAATAACACCAATTATGATTACGGAGCTATAAAATTAAACGGTTCTCCCGGAAACACGGTTGGCTGGTACGGCTACCGGACAACAAACAGCAGCAGTCCTGTGGGCCTTTCCTCGTCAGTGACAGGATTCCCATGTGACAAAACATTTGGCACAATGTGGTCTGGTACAAAGCCGATTCGATCCGCTGAAACATATAAGCTAACCTATACAACCGATACGTATGGCTGCCAAAGCGGCTCACCTGTTTATCGAAACTACAGTGACACAGGCCAGACAGCTATTGCAATTCACACGAACGGAGGATCGTCATACAACTTGGGAACAAGGGTGACGAATGATGTATTCAACAATATTCAATATTGGGCAAATCAATAA
- a CDS encoding rhodanese-related sulfurtransferase, whose amino-acid sequence MEKQYRVLLYYKYVPIEDPEAFREQHLAFCKELGLLGRILVSSEGINGTVSGTVEQTEKYMETMKADSRFADMVFKIDEEEGHAFKKIFVRHKEELVTLRLEDDVDPNETTGQHLKPAEFYEKMQDPNTIVIDARNDYEYDLGHFRGAVRPDIEAFRELPEWIEENKDMLEGKQILTYCTGGVRCEKFSGWLMKQGFEDVSQLDGGIVTYGKDPEVQGKLWDGQCYVFDERISVPVNRVEHVIVGKDHFTGEPCERYVNCANPSCNKKMICTPENEYKYMRSCSHECRTNSRNLYVKEHNMTEEEVNARLAAIEKEDHAAAE is encoded by the coding sequence ATGGAAAAACAATACAGAGTATTACTTTACTATAAATATGTTCCGATTGAAGATCCAGAGGCGTTTAGAGAGCAGCATCTGGCTTTTTGTAAGGAGCTTGGTTTGCTAGGCCGTATCCTTGTTTCTTCTGAAGGAATTAACGGTACGGTATCAGGTACGGTTGAGCAGACTGAAAAATATATGGAAACAATGAAAGCTGATTCTCGTTTTGCGGATATGGTATTTAAAATTGATGAGGAAGAAGGCCATGCGTTCAAGAAAATCTTCGTCCGCCATAAGGAAGAGCTTGTAACGCTTCGTCTTGAAGATGATGTGGATCCGAATGAAACAACGGGACAGCATTTGAAGCCTGCGGAATTTTACGAGAAAATGCAGGACCCAAACACAATTGTGATCGACGCGCGTAACGATTACGAGTATGATCTTGGCCATTTCAGAGGCGCTGTCCGTCCTGATATCGAAGCCTTCCGTGAATTGCCTGAGTGGATCGAAGAAAACAAAGACATGCTTGAAGGCAAACAGATTTTAACGTACTGCACAGGCGGCGTGCGCTGTGAAAAATTCTCAGGTTGGCTGATGAAACAAGGTTTTGAAGATGTATCACAGCTTGACGGCGGAATCGTGACATACGGAAAAGATCCTGAGGTGCAAGGCAAGCTTTGGGACGGCCAGTGCTACGTATTCGATGAAAGAATCAGCGTGCCTGTCAACCGTGTCGAGCATGTGATTGTCGGAAAAGACCACTTTACAGGTGAACCGTGTGAGCGTTATGTGAACTGCGCAAATCCATCTTGCAACAAAAAAATGATATGCACACCGGAAAATGAGTATAAGTATATGCGCAGCTGCAGCCACGAATGCCGCACGAACTCAAGAAACCTGTATGTCAAAGAGCACAATATGACAGAAGAAGAAGTAAACGCAAGACTGGCAGCGATTGAAAAAGAAGATCACGCTGCTGCTGAATAA
- the gdhA gene encoding NADP-specific glutamate dehydrogenase, giving the protein MHTLEDVKQPNLQAAVNYVNKVYKAVEQRNPHEAEFLQAVKEIFDSLTPVLAKHPEYIKHNILERIAEPERMITFRVPWVDDQGCVQVNRGFRVQFNSAIGPYKGGLRFHPSVNASITKFLGFEQIFKNSLTGQPIGGGKGGSDFDPKGKSDGEVMRFTQSFMTELCKYIGPDQDVPAGDIGVGAREIGYMFGQYKKIKGGYEAGVLTGKSPGFGGSLIRTEATGYGTVYFMQELLKDNGLTFEGSTVVVSGSGNVAIYAIEKAAELGASVVACSDSNGYIYDENGINLSTLKRLKEVERKRLSEYVKEHPHAQYVEDGSGIWSIPCDIALPCATQNEIDETDANILVRNGVKAVGEGANMPSTLDAIEVFRSNQILFGPAKAANAGGVSVSALEMAQNSARLSWPAEKVDAKLRDIMVTIYRDSMTAAEKYGQPGDLITGANIAGFLKVADAMVSQGVI; this is encoded by the coding sequence ATGCATACCTTAGAAGATGTAAAACAACCCAACTTACAGGCCGCAGTAAATTATGTAAATAAAGTGTATAAAGCTGTGGAGCAGCGCAACCCTCATGAAGCGGAGTTTCTTCAAGCTGTAAAAGAAATATTCGATTCCCTCACACCAGTCTTAGCCAAACATCCAGAATACATCAAACACAATATCCTTGAAAGAATCGCAGAACCTGAACGAATGATAACGTTTCGCGTCCCATGGGTTGATGATCAGGGCTGTGTTCAGGTCAACCGCGGATTCCGCGTACAATTCAATAGCGCGATTGGCCCTTACAAAGGCGGTTTGCGGTTCCACCCTTCCGTCAATGCCAGCATTACAAAATTTCTGGGATTTGAGCAGATTTTCAAGAACTCCTTAACAGGCCAGCCGATCGGAGGAGGAAAAGGTGGATCAGATTTTGATCCAAAAGGGAAATCAGACGGAGAAGTAATGCGCTTTACCCAAAGCTTCATGACAGAGCTCTGTAAATATATAGGACCGGATCAGGATGTGCCTGCTGGCGATATCGGCGTCGGGGCGAGAGAAATCGGATACATGTTCGGACAGTATAAGAAAATAAAAGGCGGATATGAGGCCGGCGTATTAACTGGGAAAAGCCCAGGCTTTGGCGGAAGCTTAATCCGCACAGAAGCTACCGGCTACGGCACGGTTTACTTTATGCAAGAGCTCTTAAAAGACAATGGCCTTACTTTTGAAGGCAGCACCGTTGTTGTTTCCGGCTCTGGAAATGTGGCCATCTATGCGATAGAAAAAGCCGCTGAACTCGGTGCATCGGTTGTGGCATGCAGCGATTCAAACGGTTATATTTATGACGAAAACGGCATCAACCTCAGTACACTGAAGCGTTTAAAAGAGGTTGAACGCAAACGACTCAGCGAGTATGTAAAAGAGCATCCGCACGCGCAGTATGTCGAAGACGGCTCTGGTATATGGTCCATTCCATGTGACATCGCTTTGCCGTGCGCAACACAAAATGAAATTGACGAGACAGACGCGAACATTCTCGTGAGAAACGGCGTAAAGGCTGTTGGAGAAGGCGCGAACATGCCATCTACATTGGATGCCATCGAAGTGTTCAGAAGCAATCAAATTCTTTTCGGTCCTGCGAAAGCAGCCAATGCGGGCGGTGTCTCCGTCTCAGCCCTTGAAATGGCGCAAAACAGCGCCAGATTATCTTGGCCAGCGGAAAAAGTAGATGCTAAACTGCGCGATATTATGGTCACTATTTATCGTGACAGTATGACGGCGGCTGAAAAATATGGCCAGCCGGGGGACTTGATCACAGGCGCCAATATCGCCGGGTTCCTAAAAGTAGCAGACGCCATGGTTTCTCAAGGCGTTATATAA
- the purT gene encoding phosphoribosylglycinamide formyltransferase 2, which produces MYQSKKVLLLGSGELGKEVVIEAQRLGVQTVAVDSYEHAPAMQVAHNSYVVDMLDREQIRTIIEKEKPDLIVPEVEAIATDELLKLEEEGFHVIPNARAAKLTMDREGIRRLAAETLELPTAGYEFANTYDEFVQAAAQIGFPCVVKPLMSSSGKGQSVCRSEADVKSCWETAIEGGRVKNGRVIVEEFIPFESEITLLTVRAVNGTAFCEPIGHVQKDGDYIESWQPHHMTEQQMEEAKHIAKAITDELGGYGLFGVELFLAKDKVYFSEVSPRPHDTGLVTLVTQNLSEFALHVRAILGFPITEITQLSPGASRPLKAPEESADYTVEGLENALAVPKTQVRVFGKPITKAGRRMAVALSAADTVETARNNAKKALDQLSIT; this is translated from the coding sequence ATGTATCAATCAAAGAAGGTTTTGTTGTTAGGTTCAGGTGAGTTAGGAAAAGAGGTAGTGATTGAAGCTCAGCGTCTAGGGGTGCAGACAGTGGCAGTTGACAGTTATGAGCACGCTCCGGCGATGCAGGTCGCACACAATAGTTATGTCGTTGATATGCTGGATCGCGAGCAGATCAGAACCATTATTGAGAAAGAAAAGCCGGATTTGATTGTGCCTGAGGTTGAGGCGATCGCGACCGATGAATTGCTGAAGCTAGAGGAGGAAGGGTTTCACGTCATCCCGAATGCGCGTGCTGCAAAGCTAACGATGGATCGGGAAGGGATCAGGCGGCTTGCGGCGGAAACGCTCGAACTTCCGACGGCTGGCTATGAGTTTGCGAATACATATGACGAATTTGTACAAGCGGCAGCTCAGATTGGCTTTCCTTGTGTCGTTAAACCATTGATGAGTTCTTCTGGAAAAGGCCAGAGCGTATGCCGCTCTGAAGCAGATGTAAAGAGCTGCTGGGAGACAGCCATAGAAGGCGGACGTGTGAAAAATGGGCGCGTGATCGTTGAGGAGTTTATCCCGTTCGAATCAGAAATTACGCTCTTAACCGTACGAGCGGTAAACGGCACGGCATTTTGCGAGCCGATCGGCCATGTGCAAAAGGACGGAGACTATATCGAATCATGGCAGCCGCATCATATGACAGAGCAGCAAATGGAAGAAGCGAAGCATATTGCGAAAGCCATTACGGATGAGCTTGGCGGATACGGCCTGTTTGGTGTTGAGCTTTTCCTTGCGAAAGATAAGGTGTATTTCAGTGAGGTTTCTCCTCGTCCGCATGATACGGGCCTGGTCACGCTGGTGACGCAAAATTTGTCAGAGTTCGCGCTGCATGTCCGGGCGATTCTCGGTTTTCCGATTACAGAAATCACACAGCTTTCTCCTGGCGCCAGCCGGCCCCTCAAAGCACCGGAAGAATCAGCGGATTACACAGTTGAAGGGCTGGAAAACGCACTGGCAGTACCGAAAACTCAAGTTCGCGTCTTTGGTAAGCCGATAACGAAAGCCGGACGCCGTATGGCGGTTGCGCTTTCTGCGGCTGATACAGTTGAAACAGCGAGAAATAACGCAAAGAAAGCGTTGGATCAGCTATCTATAACATAG
- a CDS encoding alpha/beta fold hydrolase: MTQDSMQLASAESGLRFCQAYDHSLSLWPIEPESFYVSTRFGKTHIMAKGPKDAPSLVLLHRGLFSSVMWYPNIAAWSSQFRTYAVDIIGDKNKSIPSAALDTRADSAEWLKDVLDSLELESAHLAGLSLGGSYIVNFLLQAPERVKRAIVMSPAEAFISYDPDVYKFTAGLTGARGAEAYIEWITASRYDLHPVLRKQIVAGVEWRDEQRSLKPTENGFPYVFTDRELKSVSVPMLLMFGEHEVMYHQQMALERASILVPGIQAEIVKNAGHLLSLEQPEYVNQRVLSFLSGE, translated from the coding sequence ATGACACAAGATTCGATGCAGCTTGCCTCGGCTGAAAGCGGTCTTCGCTTTTGCCAGGCATATGATCACAGCCTTTCTTTGTGGCCGATTGAGCCGGAATCATTCTATGTTTCTACTCGTTTTGGCAAAACACATATCATGGCAAAAGGGCCAAAGGACGCACCTTCACTCGTATTGCTTCACAGGGGACTCTTCAGCTCTGTTATGTGGTATCCGAATATCGCGGCGTGGAGCAGTCAATTTCGTACATATGCGGTCGATATAATAGGAGACAAAAATAAAAGTATACCGTCAGCTGCTCTGGATACGAGAGCAGATTCCGCAGAATGGCTGAAAGACGTCTTAGATTCGCTTGAACTTGAGAGCGCCCACCTGGCCGGCCTCTCGCTGGGTGGATCCTATATCGTAAATTTCTTGCTTCAAGCACCCGAAAGAGTAAAGCGGGCAATTGTGATGAGCCCTGCTGAAGCCTTTATATCTTATGATCCAGATGTCTATAAATTTACTGCGGGACTTACAGGAGCAAGAGGAGCTGAGGCTTATATCGAGTGGATCACGGCTAGCCGTTATGATCTGCATCCTGTGCTGCGAAAACAAATTGTGGCGGGTGTGGAATGGCGGGATGAACAAAGAAGCCTGAAACCGACAGAAAACGGCTTTCCGTACGTGTTCACAGACCGGGAATTGAAATCGGTTTCGGTCCCGATGCTGCTGATGTTTGGCGAGCACGAAGTCATGTATCATCAGCAAATGGCTTTAGAGCGTGCTTCCATATTGGTACCGGGAATTCAGGCTGAAATCGTGAAGAACGCCGGACATCTGTTATCTCTGGAGCAGCCGGAATACGTCAATCAACGCGTCTTGTCCTTTTTGAGCGGAGAATAA